In the genome of Halodesulfovibrio sp. MK-HDV, the window CGCAGTGGCATCGCTTTTTCCCATTCCGGTCCGAAATTCTTCGGATCAAAGGAAGCAGGAACATGTTTGCCGGAAGTGCGTGTCATCTTTCCACGACCATCAATATTCAGCGCTTTCTGCAAATCTTCCTCAAAATTAACCCTGCGGGCGAGATATCCCGGAGTTTTGAGGTTTGCCATGTTACTCATGACAACATTCTGACGCTGTAACTGCATGTCCATAACCTTCGCACTCAGCAAAGTATGGCTTGGAAATAAACCTTTCATGCAGAACCCTCCTTTTCACTAGTTTCCCGCTGTCTCCCTTGCTCCGGGAGCCAACGGTACTCAATATAAAGCAAAAGGCGTTCCACACTTGCAACTCGTTAGTTTTGTTATATCTTTTATAAATCTGTCATTTTTATTCTACAAAAAAAGAAACGGAGTGACAGAGAATTGTCACTCCTAAGAATGGAGACGCATATAGATTTTGGCATGGTAGTTGCTGAA includes:
- the flgB gene encoding flagellar basal body rod protein FlgB, with the protein product MKGLFPSHTLLSAKVMDMQLQRQNVVMSNMANLKTPGYLARRVNFEEDLQKALNIDGRGKMTRTSGKHVPASFDPKNFGPEWEKAMPLRVVHGEDRVDMDKEMAVMAKNTMRYNTLATVVKSNFEGMKSIIASGAK